In Physeter macrocephalus isolate SW-GA chromosome 2, ASM283717v5, whole genome shotgun sequence, a single window of DNA contains:
- the LOC112062286 gene encoding glycine cleavage system H protein, mitochondrial-like, translating to MALRVARSVRAVVCSLHAISVPNARCSPQPWGLRAGAVRALHTGPALLSGRKFTDKHEWVTTENGVGTVGICNLAQEALGDVYCSLPEVGTKLNKPEEFGALESVKAASQLYSPLSGEVTEINEALAENPGLVNTSCYEDGWLIKMTLSNPSELDELMSEEAYEKYIKSIEE from the coding sequence ATGGCGCTGCGAGTGGCGCGGAGCGTGCGGGCCGTGGTCTGCAGCCTGCACGCCATCTCTGTGCCCAACGCGCGCTGCTCGCCGCAGCCCTGGGGACTGCGGGCGGGCGCCGTCCGGGCGCTGCACACCGGCCCCGCTCTGCTGTCGGGTCGTAAATTCACAGACAAACATGAATGGGTAACAACAGAAAACGGTGTTGGAACAGTGGGAATCTGCAATCTTGCACAGGAAGCTTTGGGAGATGTTTACTGTAGTTTGCCTGAAGTTGGGACAAAATTGAACAAACCAGAGGAATTTGGTGCTTTGGAAAGTGTGAAAGCTGCTAGTCAACTCTATTCTCCTCTATCAGGAGAAGTAACTGAAATTAATGAAGCTCTAGCAGAAAATCCAGGACTTGTCAACACATCTTGTTATGAAGATGGTTGGCTGATCAAGATGACACTCAGTAACCCTTCAGAACTAGATGAACTAATGAGTGAAGAAGCatatgagaaatacataaaatctatTGAGGAGTGA